Proteins encoded within one genomic window of Thioploca ingrica:
- a CDS encoding GTP-binding protein: MSNNYKLIFTGPTGAGKTTAISTLSDIPVLITEEKSTHRDPKHHDKKTITVALDYGVINLKNQDKIHLYGTPGQERFDFMWDILTVGGLGLILLIDNARTAPLEDMHFFLNAFSRLIEKNKIAIGITRMDLCAEPKLVDYHKELNKLKLKIPLFEVDARRKQDVSLLLQALLYALDPGLN; the protein is encoded by the coding sequence ATGAGTAACAATTATAAACTGATTTTTACCGGGCCGACGGGTGCAGGCAAGACCACGGCTATCTCAACGTTAAGTGATATTCCGGTGCTGATTACCGAGGAAAAATCAACCCATCGTGATCCGAAACATCATGATAAGAAAACCATTACCGTTGCGCTAGATTATGGTGTTATCAACTTGAAAAACCAAGATAAAATTCATTTATATGGTACACCTGGTCAAGAACGTTTTGATTTCATGTGGGATATTTTAACCGTTGGCGGATTAGGGTTAATTCTCCTGATAGACAACGCACGTACTGCACCACTAGAAGATATGCATTTTTTTCTCAACGCATTTAGTCGGCTTATCGAAAAAAACAAAATCGCGATTGGGATTACTCGTATGGATCTGTGTGCTGAACCGAAATTGGTAGATTATCATAAAGAATTAAATAAACTTAAACTCAAAATACCCTTATTTGAAGTCGATGCGCGGCGCAAACAGGATGTATCCTTATTATTGCAAGCATTGTTGTATGCGTTAGATCCGGGTTTAAATTAG
- a CDS encoding lauroyl/myristoyl acyltransferase — MRVFFIKGVLHLLALLPLPRVHAIATRLGKIIFQQNQLRITQVTRTNIQLCFPQLSPVEQDKLIKQSLIETCKTVTELGAVWLWSYPQVLKQIQVVSNEIYLQQAVQTGQGVILLTPHLGAWEIAGLYVSAHYPLTALYRPPKLIGLDNFIHQARERAGGCFVPTNQKGIRTVYQALHRGQVVGILPDQVPNEAAAGIFSPFFGVPAYTMMLVFRLVQKTGALVLFTYAERLSRGSGFHLHFRQAPAMINSAQVEISVRALNQGVEQCVQTCPSQYQWNYKRFKRHPDGEKSKSFY; from the coding sequence ATGCGGGTATTTTTTATTAAAGGGGTGTTACATTTATTGGCATTACTGCCTTTACCTAGAGTACATGCTATTGCCACCCGGTTAGGAAAGATAATTTTCCAACAAAATCAATTACGAATTACCCAAGTGACTCGTACTAATATTCAACTCTGTTTCCCACAATTATCCCCAGTTGAGCAAGATAAGCTCATTAAACAAAGTCTCATTGAAACTTGCAAAACCGTTACTGAATTAGGGGCGGTATGGTTATGGTCCTATCCACAAGTCCTCAAACAAATACAGGTGGTGAGTAACGAAATTTACTTGCAACAAGCGGTTCAAACCGGACAAGGTGTTATCCTGCTGACACCTCATCTGGGTGCTTGGGAAATAGCGGGTTTATATGTTTCTGCGCATTATCCACTGACTGCTTTATATCGTCCACCTAAATTGATAGGTTTAGATAACTTTATTCATCAGGCGCGTGAACGTGCCGGTGGATGTTTTGTACCCACTAATCAGAAAGGCATACGAACAGTGTACCAAGCCTTACATCGTGGTCAAGTGGTTGGGATTTTACCCGATCAAGTGCCTAATGAAGCAGCGGCTGGTATTTTCTCGCCATTTTTTGGGGTACCGGCTTATACGATGATGTTAGTATTTCGGTTAGTACAAAAAACTGGGGCATTAGTCCTGTTTACCTATGCGGAACGTTTATCTCGGGGGAGTGGTTTTCATCTCCATTTCCGGCAAGCGCCAGCCATGATAAATTCTGCTCAGGTGGAAATCTCTGTACGTGCATTAAATCAAGGAGTAGAACAATGCGTACAAACCTGTCCTTCTCAGTATCAATGGAATTATAAACGGTTTAAACGTCATCCTGACGGAGAAAAGTCCAAATCCTTCTATTGA
- a CDS encoding bacterial type II secretion system protein, with protein sequence MPQQFFYKAMDSHGRIVQGQISANNINDLEVRLDRMGLDLIHCRTQKLRHLRLGRVTRQELITFCFHMENLTRSGVPLLEGLGDLRDTLPQSRFREIISSLIENIQGGSHLSEAMAEFPETFNQVFISLIHTGEESGTLSRVFQHLTETLKWHDEMIAKTKKLLTYPTFMGIILLGVMFFIMMFLVPQLITFFKSLNIELPLQTRILLFVSNLFVNYWYIILTTPVLIFLSLKAAIKVSPRLHLTIDHFKLRVWIIGPILEKIILARFATFFALLYSAGITVLDSLQISKGLVGNVVIEKALQDVSDHIADGVSITESFDRVNLFPPLVLRMVRVGESTGELDIALANVSYFYNREVRESIDKLQTLIEPVMVVVLGVLLGWVILSFFLPLYDVMIDITNEVGSQQHKIPRN encoded by the coding sequence ATGCCGCAACAATTTTTCTACAAAGCCATGGATTCACATGGACGTATTGTTCAAGGACAAATTAGTGCTAATAACATTAATGATTTAGAAGTTCGCCTCGATCGCATGGGGTTAGATTTAATTCATTGTCGTACCCAAAAATTACGTCATTTGCGTCTGGGTAGGGTAACTCGCCAAGAGTTAATTACCTTTTGTTTTCATATGGAAAATTTAACCCGATCGGGTGTGCCTTTACTAGAAGGGTTAGGTGATTTACGCGATACCTTACCACAGTCTCGATTTCGTGAAATCATCTCGAGTTTAATTGAAAATATACAAGGTGGTTCACATTTATCTGAAGCAATGGCCGAATTTCCGGAAACTTTTAACCAGGTATTTATTAGTTTAATTCATACTGGAGAAGAAAGTGGTACTTTAAGCCGCGTATTTCAACATTTGACCGAAACCTTAAAGTGGCACGATGAAATGATTGCTAAAACGAAGAAATTGTTGACATATCCTACTTTTATGGGAATTATTTTATTAGGAGTCATGTTCTTTATTATGATGTTTCTAGTGCCCCAGTTAATTACTTTTTTTAAAAGTCTTAATATTGAATTACCTTTACAGACGCGTATATTGTTATTTGTTTCTAATCTATTTGTCAATTATTGGTATATTATCTTAACAACACCGGTATTAATATTTTTATCGCTTAAAGCGGCTATCAAAGTGAGTCCCCGCCTACATTTGACCATTGATCATTTTAAGTTACGAGTATGGATTATTGGACCTATCTTGGAAAAAATTATTTTAGCTCGCTTTGCGACTTTTTTTGCATTACTTTACAGCGCTGGCATTACTGTCTTAGACAGCTTACAGATTAGTAAAGGATTAGTTGGTAATGTCGTGATTGAAAAGGCATTACAAGATGTGAGTGATCATATTGCTGATGGAGTAAGCATTACTGAAAGCTTTGATCGGGTTAATTTGTTCCCACCATTGGTATTACGGATGGTTAGAGTAGGTGAAAGCACGGGAGAATTGGATATTGCTTTAGCCAACGTGAGCTATTTTTATAATCGGGAAGTGAGAGAATCCATTGACAAATTGCAAACGCTAATTGAACCAGTAATGGTCGTGGTTTTAGGTGTATTACTAGGGTGGGTTATCTTGTCATTCTTCCTACCACTTTATGATGTGATGATTGATATCACTAACGAGGTTGGTTCACAACAACATAAAATACCCCGTAATTGA
- a CDS encoding glucose-6-phosphate dehydrogenase, with protein MNKRILYQSDYELLAFSVKGKTLTAAQPFPINDKGEAQFARYLSQDVKTPIYWLLDTTQEEYQIALLPHVWGKDQLELMNHKKRRLFENAIYTYAIIQGRESQGRRDDLGLFMALNNPNLLQPWLNLIITFKIPLAGIYSLPLLSETLLKFLPKAPYTLLVAHTPPMGTHSAAGLRQSFFFKQKLQLSRLVPLDIQNSQQYTDYVLRQISTTHRYLENTRRLSQMEQPSPLSVVILTDINFLNTLKQRVKESLPGLTVHLIESHQFTQQLGLQIETTTLYLYHWVAYALTRRWYHNNHYAKPKENRYFFYRQLRLGIYFTSLLLLSGATITSWMIVAKAVVVKQQGQTVEDKIHKRQEELDKLKNRIPQLPLDSIVLIRNVVDVGSYIKAHHISPQAAWEKLSQSLSRHPTNLVLERLEWGIGEVKADIFQSYSKSTSPTDTEPANQTEADSTPYFLEGMRIYGKIDNIQDNLHQAAIMFRKFIDDLKQTDSWQIEEQRSPYDPNQALQGRIGPRLDTDEATFVIDIFIKHPYVKTSS; from the coding sequence ATGAATAAACGTATTCTTTATCAATCAGATTATGAGTTATTGGCCTTTTCTGTCAAGGGCAAGACTTTAACTGCGGCGCAACCCTTTCCAATCAATGATAAAGGCGAAGCCCAATTTGCGCGGTATTTAAGTCAAGATGTTAAGACACCGATTTATTGGTTGCTTGACACGACCCAGGAGGAATACCAAATTGCTCTTTTACCTCATGTATGGGGTAAAGATCAACTCGAATTAATGAATCATAAAAAAAGACGGTTGTTTGAAAATGCGATTTATACCTATGCTATTATTCAAGGACGTGAGTCACAGGGACGACGTGATGACTTAGGGCTATTTATGGCTTTAAATAATCCTAATCTGTTACAACCTTGGTTAAATTTAATTATCACTTTCAAAATCCCTCTCGCCGGTATTTACTCTCTCCCGCTATTAAGTGAAACCTTATTAAAATTTTTGCCTAAAGCACCTTATACTTTATTAGTTGCTCATACTCCACCAATGGGAACTCATAGTGCGGCTGGATTACGACAAAGTTTTTTTTTCAAACAGAAACTACAATTAAGCCGATTAGTTCCATTAGATATACAAAATTCTCAGCAGTATACTGATTATGTATTAAGACAAATTAGTACAACTCACCGTTATTTAGAAAATACGCGGCGCTTATCACAAATGGAACAACCTAGCCCCTTATCTGTGGTGATTCTAACGGATATTAATTTCCTCAATACGCTAAAGCAGCGGGTTAAGGAAAGTTTACCGGGTCTTACTGTACATCTGATAGAAAGTCATCAATTTACTCAACAGTTAGGATTACAAATTGAAACAACTACTTTATATTTATACCATTGGGTAGCTTATGCATTAACACGCCGCTGGTACCATAACAATCACTACGCTAAACCCAAAGAAAATCGCTATTTTTTTTATCGACAATTACGATTAGGTATCTATTTTACTTCTTTATTGCTGCTATCCGGTGCTACCATTACCAGTTGGATGATTGTGGCAAAAGCGGTAGTTGTTAAACAACAAGGTCAGACTGTTGAAGATAAAATTCATAAACGTCAAGAGGAATTAGATAAATTAAAAAATAGAATTCCACAATTACCCCTAGATAGTATTGTACTCATTCGCAATGTAGTTGATGTCGGTTCTTACATTAAAGCACACCATATTTCTCCACAAGCCGCTTGGGAAAAGCTGAGCCAAAGCTTAAGTCGGCACCCGACTAACCTCGTTCTCGAACGTTTAGAATGGGGTATCGGTGAAGTTAAAGCAGATATTTTCCAATCTTATTCTAAATCAACTTCTCCAACTGATACCGAACCTGCAAACCAAACAGAAGCAGATTCAACACCTTACTTTTTAGAAGGGATGAGAATATATGGTAAAATAGATAATATTCAAGATAATCTCCACCAAGCTGCTATTATGTTTAGAAAATTTATAGATGATCTTAAGCAAACTGATTCTTGGCAAATTGAGGAACAACGTTCTCCCTATGATCCTAATCAGGCCTTACAAGGTCGTATTGGTCCTCGTCTTGATACCGACGAAGCAACCTTTGTTATAGATATATTCATTAAACACCCTTATGTCAAAACTTCATCCTGA
- a CDS encoding prepilin-type N-terminal cleavage/methylation domain-containing protein yields MKMQKGLTLIELAVVLTIIGLVMGSLLIPLTTQIDVTNIQRTDVTLEQIKEALVNYATLYSRLPCPASDGNTGREDPTLCHKECNGGTNGIGLCLQGTPSEEGFLPWANLGVGQYDAWGNLLKYRVDINYVAGITKELLELVASNYSNNIVIQDNWGTSDVVAVIVSDGKKGPQVTAALSELLVPAAVAAMTCGPSQVCYTQGDYIYNTTVLKSVSTTELFHQLVTAGKLPRNTAAILTPLLYGIKEKQQSQVGGQQTLPSGPGGSFITTPTNNNKWYSQ; encoded by the coding sequence ATGAAAATGCAAAAAGGCTTAACTTTAATTGAGTTAGCTGTTGTACTAACCATTATTGGTTTAGTAATGGGTAGTTTATTAATTCCGCTGACGACTCAAATTGATGTGACCAACATCCAGCGTACTGATGTGACTTTGGAACAAATCAAAGAAGCATTAGTTAATTATGCAACCCTGTATAGCCGATTGCCGTGTCCGGCTTCAGATGGAAATACCGGTAGAGAGGATCCAACCCTTTGCCATAAAGAATGTAATGGAGGCACTAATGGAATTGGACTTTGCCTACAAGGTACACCGAGTGAAGAAGGTTTTTTACCCTGGGCTAACTTAGGTGTAGGTCAATATGATGCCTGGGGTAATCTGTTAAAATACCGAGTAGATATTAACTATGTAGCGGGTATTACTAAAGAATTGCTAGAATTGGTAGCGAGTAATTACTCTAATAATATTGTTATTCAAGACAATTGGGGTACTTCTGATGTCGTTGCGGTTATTGTTTCCGATGGTAAAAAGGGACCGCAAGTGACAGCAGCGTTAAGTGAACTACTTGTTCCGGCTGCTGTTGCGGCGATGACCTGCGGGCCAAGCCAAGTTTGCTATACCCAAGGTGATTATATTTATAATACCACTGTTTTGAAAAGTGTATCGACTACAGAATTATTCCATCAGTTGGTAACCGCAGGTAAGTTGCCCCGTAATACAGCCGCTATCTTGACACCTTTACTTTACGGTATTAAAGAAAAACAACAATCCCAGGTTGGTGGACAACAAACCTTGCCTAGTGGTCCTGGAGGAAGTTTCATAACAACACCTACGAATAACAACAAGTGGTATAGTCAATAA
- a CDS encoding general secretion pathway protein H → MKQGQGFSLVEIAIVLVILGFLIGSLLRPLAKKVEHDKIKLTQHSLEEIKQALLGYAVLHGCLPCPVLAANKAEGKENRGVNIDVCSQPCSNPIKEGFLPWLDLGVGKYDAWGNMFRYRVKEEYTDYRLAPQLTSSLNIVNYEGSNLTVSGDSRVAAIIFSYGQNGQPDNANQPEDQLYIQDGYLENQFDDILTWLSKNTVNDYLITAGKKNYALATANNEWTNKIMTSYYLTP, encoded by the coding sequence ATGAAACAAGGTCAAGGATTTAGTTTAGTTGAAATTGCTATCGTATTAGTTATCTTAGGATTTTTAATTGGCAGTCTGTTGCGTCCGCTGGCTAAAAAAGTAGAACACGATAAGATCAAATTGACTCAACACTCTTTAGAAGAAATTAAACAAGCTTTATTAGGGTATGCGGTTCTTCATGGTTGTTTGCCATGTCCAGTTCTTGCGGCAAATAAAGCCGAAGGTAAAGAAAACCGAGGAGTAAACATCGATGTTTGTAGCCAACCGTGTAGTAATCCGATTAAAGAAGGATTTCTTCCGTGGTTAGATTTGGGCGTGGGAAAATACGATGCTTGGGGAAATATGTTCCGTTATCGAGTGAAAGAAGAGTATACCGATTACCGATTAGCACCACAACTAACCAGTTCGTTAAACATAGTCAATTATGAAGGAAGCAACCTAACTGTCAGCGGAGACTCTCGGGTAGCCGCTATCATTTTTTCTTATGGTCAGAATGGACAACCCGATAATGCTAACCAACCAGAAGATCAACTTTATATCCAAGATGGATACCTAGAAAACCAATTTGACGATATCTTGACATGGCTATCTAAAAATACCGTCAATGATTATTTAATAACCGCCGGTAAAAAAAATTATGCTTTGGCAACAGCGAACAATGAATGGACTAATAAAATTATGACGTCTTATTATCTAACTCCTTAA
- a CDS encoding glycosyl transferase family 1 yields the protein MPRVLHLGKFFPPFAGGIENFLADLMPAQLQQGDTVAALVHDHQRQWSRFFATTTAEIWNNLSIYRVPTYGRLLYAPISPQFPVWFNQVLSQFQPQLLHLHLPNTSALFALGLPRAKRLPWIVHWHADVTSALNSKLSIAYHAYRPLEQRVLARAHTIIVTSEPYLASSIPLRPWQNKCQIIPLGIALSRLSDPPEQTQRWAEQQWNNPAVKILTVGRLTYYKGHEILIRAMQQVKGAHLLIIGQGEQQRYLQTLITQLNLAHQVKLLGYCTDTELNALLATCDYFCLPSLERTEAFGVVLLEAMRYSKAIVASAIPGSGVTWVVVDNQTGLLVPPQDEVALAQALQQLINNPQWRIALGKAGQQRFEQLFNIQNIAEKISVLYQQVFTSMNTTG from the coding sequence GTGCCTAGAGTTCTTCATCTCGGCAAGTTTTTTCCGCCTTTTGCCGGTGGAATTGAAAATTTCCTCGCTGATCTGATGCCGGCTCAACTGCAACAAGGCGATACCGTTGCAGCATTAGTTCATGATCACCAGCGACAGTGGTCACGTTTTTTTGCCACGACGACCGCAGAGATTTGGAACAATCTGAGTATTTATCGGGTTCCTACTTACGGTCGATTACTCTACGCACCAATAAGTCCTCAGTTCCCAGTTTGGTTTAATCAAGTGTTGAGTCAGTTTCAACCACAATTACTCCATTTACATTTACCCAATACTTCTGCCTTATTTGCGCTAGGATTACCTCGGGCGAAACGCTTGCCTTGGATTGTTCATTGGCATGCCGATGTTACTTCGGCTTTAAATTCTAAATTATCAATCGCTTATCATGCTTATCGTCCTTTAGAACAACGAGTACTTGCCCGTGCTCATACTATTATAGTAACTTCTGAACCCTATTTGGCTTCTAGCATCCCGTTACGTCCTTGGCAAAATAAATGTCAAATTATTCCGCTGGGAATCGCATTATCGCGTTTATCAGACCCACCCGAGCAAACTCAACGCTGGGCAGAACAACAGTGGAACAACCCGGCAGTAAAAATCTTAACGGTGGGACGTCTCACTTACTATAAAGGCCATGAAATATTAATACGGGCGATGCAGCAAGTAAAAGGTGCACATTTACTTATTATCGGTCAGGGAGAACAACAACGATACCTGCAAACCCTGATTACCCAACTGAATCTAGCTCACCAAGTCAAATTATTAGGTTATTGTACCGATACTGAACTGAATGCGTTATTAGCAACTTGTGATTATTTTTGCTTGCCTTCTCTAGAACGCACTGAAGCATTTGGAGTGGTTCTGTTAGAAGCCATGCGTTATAGCAAAGCTATCGTTGCCAGCGCCATTCCAGGATCAGGAGTGACTTGGGTCGTCGTAGATAACCAGACTGGTTTATTAGTACCCCCTCAAGATGAAGTTGCCTTAGCTCAAGCCTTACAACAATTGATTAATAATCCCCAATGGCGGATTGCGCTTGGAAAAGCGGGACAACAGCGGTTTGAACAACTCTTTAATATTCAAAACATTGCCGAAAAAATTTCCGTTTTATATCAGCAAGTTTTCACTTCAATGAATACCACCGGTTAA
- a CDS encoding potassium transporter Kup: MNLIKNSTQEHHKLVGLILGTIGVVYGDIGTSPLYTMKEVFGGSHSVPLTPANILGVLSLVFWALIIVVSVKYVVFIMRADNQGEGGIMAMLALLQRATTDTPRLGLFLTVLGIFGAALFYGDGMITPAISVLSAVEGLKVAAPSLNPMIVPLSLIILVALFSLQSKGTTSVGNLFGPIMVLWFIIIALLGILSIIQSPEVLQAFNPFYALNFFIINKTEGFLALGAVVLAITGAEALYADMGHFGKYPIRLSWFLLVLPALLLNYFGQGALLLREPQSVQNPFYLLAPTWAIYPMILLATAATIIASQAVISGAFSITRQAIQLGYLPRMEIRHTSSQERGQIYIPFINWTLLLGIITLVLGFQSSSQLASAYGIAVTGTMVIDTILGFVVVQRLWQWNPVVIIFGLICFLTVELAFLGANSVKIIHGGWFPLVIGLVVFTLLATWKKGRKLLRDRLQAEAIVLEPFLANLESDYLLRVPGTAVFLNAQIDMVPHALLHNLAHNKVLHERVIFLTVVIEEIPYVPVKNRIEMNNLDKDFFRIIIHYGFKEEPSIPKALSLWSTYNNYPFNMLETSFFLNRETLIPTSLEQMPLWQKKLFVWMSRNAQSAMRFFRIPTNRVIELGSQVEL; the protein is encoded by the coding sequence GTGAATTTAATTAAAAATTCCACTCAAGAACATCATAAATTAGTCGGTCTCATTCTCGGTACCATTGGAGTTGTTTATGGTGATATTGGCACCAGTCCTCTTTACACCATGAAAGAGGTATTTGGCGGTTCACATTCGGTGCCGCTGACTCCAGCTAACATCCTGGGAGTTCTCTCGCTGGTATTTTGGGCATTGATTATCGTTGTTTCTGTCAAATATGTTGTTTTTATCATGCGTGCTGATAATCAGGGAGAAGGCGGTATTATGGCGATGTTGGCCTTATTACAACGCGCTACTACCGATACACCTCGACTGGGGTTATTTTTGACCGTGCTGGGTATTTTTGGCGCCGCTTTGTTTTACGGTGATGGCATGATTACCCCGGCTATTTCAGTATTATCGGCGGTAGAAGGATTGAAAGTAGCTGCCCCGTCCTTAAATCCCATGATTGTCCCACTTTCTCTGATTATATTAGTGGCTTTGTTTAGCTTGCAAAGTAAAGGTACAACCAGTGTAGGTAACCTATTTGGTCCAATTATGGTGCTCTGGTTCATCATCATCGCCTTACTGGGCATACTCAGCATTATTCAATCACCAGAGGTGTTACAAGCGTTTAATCCGTTCTATGCGCTTAATTTTTTCATCATTAATAAAACAGAGGGGTTTTTAGCGTTAGGAGCAGTGGTATTAGCCATTACCGGTGCGGAGGCATTGTATGCAGATATGGGACACTTTGGCAAATATCCCATTCGGTTAAGTTGGTTTTTATTGGTGCTACCAGCCTTATTACTTAATTACTTTGGTCAAGGTGCTTTATTACTTCGTGAGCCGCAAAGTGTACAAAATCCTTTTTATCTTTTAGCCCCCACTTGGGCAATTTACCCCATGATATTATTAGCTACAGCTGCCACCATCATTGCTTCTCAAGCCGTTATTTCGGGTGCTTTTTCGATTACTCGCCAAGCTATCCAACTGGGCTATTTGCCACGCATGGAAATTCGCCATACCTCTTCACAGGAAAGAGGCCAAATTTATATTCCGTTTATTAATTGGACCTTGCTTTTAGGTATCATTACCTTAGTGCTAGGATTTCAATCTTCTAGTCAATTGGCCTCTGCTTATGGAATTGCAGTAACCGGCACCATGGTGATTGACACCATTTTAGGTTTTGTGGTGGTGCAGCGACTGTGGCAATGGAATCCAGTGGTAATTATTTTCGGACTCATTTGTTTTTTAACGGTCGAACTCGCCTTTCTGGGTGCTAATTCGGTTAAGATTATTCATGGTGGTTGGTTTCCTTTAGTGATAGGTCTCGTTGTATTCACTTTGCTAGCGACTTGGAAAAAAGGCCGCAAACTGTTGAGAGACCGATTACAAGCGGAAGCGATTGTTCTAGAACCATTTTTGGCTAATTTAGAAAGTGATTATCTGTTACGTGTACCTGGCACAGCGGTCTTTTTGAATGCTCAGATCGATATGGTTCCTCATGCTTTACTACATAATTTGGCGCATAATAAAGTTCTTCACGAGCGAGTGATTTTTCTAACCGTGGTGATTGAAGAGATTCCTTATGTACCGGTTAAAAACCGTATTGAAATGAATAATTTAGACAAAGATTTCTTTCGTATTATCATTCATTATGGCTTTAAAGAAGAGCCAAGTATTCCTAAAGCATTGAGTCTATGGTCAACCTATAATAATTATCCTTTCAATATGTTGGAAACTTCATTCTTTCTGAATCGAGAAACCTTGATCCCAACTAGCCTTGAACAGATGCCTTTATGGCAAAAAAAACTCTTTGTGTGGATGTCACGTAATGCCCAAAGTGCTATGCGGTTTTTCAGAATTCCAACTAATCGAGTAATCGAACTGGGGTCACAAGTTGAACTCTAA